TTCACAGAGACGCCGTTCTTGGGCACGATGGTGTAACCGCCGTTGGAGCTGAAGGCCTTGGCCCCGTAGTGCATCACGCTGTTGTAGTTGTAGCTGCCGTAATCCTTGTAGGCTTCACCGCAGGCCTTGTTGAAGTTGCCAGAGTAACCGCTCTTGATGTTGGCCCACAGGATGGTGACAAAGCTGTCCCGGTCACAGCGGCTCTGCTCGTGCAGCAGACCTGCTGCGTGGCCCATCTCGTGCTGGATCACACCTTTGCTGAAGCAGCTGAGCCTGAGTTGCTGTGCGCCACCTTTTTTGCCGATGCTGCTGCTTCCGCAGGCATTGGGATCGGTTTCCTTGGTGAAGACCACACGGTCACCCGCAGCGGGGCTGTAGTACCACTTCACATCGCTCACGCGGCTGTTCCAGTCGGTGATGGCGGTCAGGATGTTGTTCTTCTGGGTGCTGGTCAGGGTGCCGTCATAAGAGTAGTAGATCTTGCCAGAGGGCCAGCGGTTGTCGGTGTAGCTCCAGCAGGTGATGAATTCGAAAGAACAGTACTTGGTGATGCCGACCCCGTTCTTGTCCACTTCGGGCGTACTGAGGTAAGCCTCGTACTTCTGGAAGAGGCCAGAGAGCTCGTCGCTGTTGGCCACGATCACATCGTCGTCGGTTTTCACGATGCCGTCGTACTCAGTGTAAGAGAAGGTTTCACCGTTGCTGAAGGTGTGGCTCTTGACGGACATTTCCTGGTTCTGGGCGGGGGTGGTTCCGCAAGAGGCGAGAATGAGGCTGCCGAGGATTCCTGCTGCGATGAGGTTTTTGCTGTTCATGTTGAGCTCCTTGAAAGTGGGTTTCTGATCTCGCGGTGAACCGCTGGAGGGAGTGATGCTGTTCTGGAGGGCCCTCTGTGGGGGTTCGTCCCGTCTGATGAATAGAGCATAGAAGACCCCCCATGAAGCAGCCCTGAACGAAGCATGAACGGCTTTCACGCCAGATCAAAAACGTTCATTCATCGTTCAACACGCAAAATTTTCATCCACATCATCTTCATGGTTGTAACTGAACTGTTCACGGTCACCCCGAAGTGTTCATGGATGCACTATCCTGAGGGAAATGCACTTGCGGACACTAGGGAAACTTCAGATCACGGGCGTCAAGTTCCACCGTGAAAAACCCCTCCTCCTGGTGGCATACCTCGCCATAGAAGGGAAAAAACCCAGGCGGCACCTCGCAGAACTCTTCTGGCCTGAGGCCAGTGACCCCATGAATTCCCTGGCTGTGGCCCTCACCAAACTCCGCAAACTCGGTGTGATTTACGCCAATGAACATGAGGCAGGCACAGAAGTGCAGTGCGATGCCCAGGAACTCCTGAGGTTCCTGAGCCAGCATGACTTTGCTGCAGCACGCGCCCTTTACCAGGGTGCATTCATGGATGGCGCAACCCTGACCGATCTGGGGGAGGAACTTGAAGAATGGGTGTTCTCCACCCGTGAACGCCTCGCTGTGGCCATCCGCAGCGCCTTCCTGGAATGCGCAGAGCAGGAAAGCAGCCGGGGCAACCTGAAAGAAGCAGCGAAGTGGGCTGAAATGGCCTACAAACCTGTCGGAGCTCCCCCTGCAGAAGTGCAGGACCTGATGCGACTGCACCGCCTGCTGCTCGGAGGCCAGAACCCTCTGGCGGCCAAAGTTGCAGAAGAAGCCTCAGACTATGGGGTACAGCTCCAGACTGTAGGGAGCATGCGGGAAACCTCTGTGCAACAAGCCATTGGTTTTCTGGAACAGGGTTTGCCGCAGAAAGTTCTTGAGGTTCTCAAGGACCTTCCTGCAGATGAAGAAATCACCTTGCTGAGAACGAAAGCCCTGGAGCGCAGTGGCAATTACCGGGAAGCCATGCGGATGTTCAACACATTGCCAGACAATCCAGAACATCTGGGACTGAAAAGTTCATTGTTCTGGAGGCTGGGACAGCCTGAAAAAGCCAGAAACGCTGCCGAAGAAGCCCTGATGTCTGGCTCTGAAGCGCGTGCTGAGGGCCTGAACACCCTGGGACATCTGGCAAGTTCATCAGGAGACTATGAAACGGCTGAGAAGTACTTCAGAAGGTCCTCTGCCCTGTGGTCCACCCTGCCGGATCGGGACCGTTCAATTGGCGTCATGAGCAACCTGGCTGTCACTCAAGTTCTGCTGGGCCAGGACATCAATCAGTCCTTTGCTGAAGTACTGGCAGTGGCTGAGGGCAATGCCCGCCAGTATGCCCGGGTGTTGCTGAATTTTGGATGGGTCAAGGAAAAAGCTGGACTCCTTGATGAAGCCCTTCAGAGTTTTCAACAATCTGCAGATCTGGCTTCCGAGATTCAAAGCCTGGACACTGCACTCAGGGCATGGAACAACCTTGGAAAGATCTACCATGAACAGGGCAACAAAACGCAGGCCAAACTGGCTTATGACAATGCCCTGAGGTTTGCACGCAAAGCGGGAGAAGTCCTCTCGGCAGCCTTTGTGCTTGCCAACATTTCCGAACTGGAAGACAGCCCTGTGGCCCTTGAAGAGGCCATTTTGCTGCTGGAGCAGGCAGGCCACACAGAGTGGGCAAATGATTACCGGGACACCCTGAAAGCGTTCATGGAGCGTTCAGGGGCAATCAACGAGAATTAAGGCATGAAGAAGGACGGTCGATGGAACATGAAACACTGGTGGATGATTTTTGGTGTACTGCTCGCAAGTTGTGGGGCTCAGGTTGCTCCTGTGAAAGAGGCTCCCGCAGAGATTGCCCAGGTGAACCCTCAGGCCATTTTGCCTCTGAAGCTCTCCTCAACATGGGCGAGCCCCAATGAAACCCTGACGGGCACCATCAATGCCACCACACCCACCACAGGCACTGCATATGTCATTTATCAAAACCAATTGAACACCAGTTTGCAACTCACCTCCACAGCAACATTTATTGGGTCTGGAAAACTGAAAATCACCATTCCACGGTCCCTCAGAGGAGGCCAGTGGAATGTGTACGTCTATTACGCCGGAAATTATTACCTCTCTGGTCTGAACGTGGCTGGATACGACACCAATGGGCAGTACATGATGCTGCTGCCAGGTTACGTCAGTGCTTCCACCATCATCACCCGCCTGAGTCAACTGGGTTACACCAATTACCAGATCATCAATCT
This genomic interval from Deinococcus cellulosilyticus NBRC 106333 = KACC 11606 contains the following:
- a CDS encoding M12 family metallopeptidase — translated: MNSKNLIAAGILGSLILASCGTTPAQNQEMSVKSHTFSNGETFSYTEYDGIVKTDDDVIVANSDELSGLFQKYEAYLSTPEVDKNGVGITKYCSFEFITCWSYTDNRWPSGKIYYSYDGTLTSTQKNNILTAITDWNSRVSDVKWYYSPAAGDRVVFTKETDPNACGSSSIGKKGGAQQLRLSCFSKGVIQHEMGHAAGLLHEQSRCDRDSFVTILWANIKSGYSGNFNKACGEAYKDYGSYNYNSVMHYGAKAFSSNGGYTIVPKNGVSVNTIGQREALHAGDVSALNQMY
- a CDS encoding tetratricopeptide repeat protein; protein product: MHLRTLGKLQITGVKFHREKPLLLVAYLAIEGKKPRRHLAELFWPEASDPMNSLAVALTKLRKLGVIYANEHEAGTEVQCDAQELLRFLSQHDFAAARALYQGAFMDGATLTDLGEELEEWVFSTRERLAVAIRSAFLECAEQESSRGNLKEAAKWAEMAYKPVGAPPAEVQDLMRLHRLLLGGQNPLAAKVAEEASDYGVQLQTVGSMRETSVQQAIGFLEQGLPQKVLEVLKDLPADEEITLLRTKALERSGNYREAMRMFNTLPDNPEHLGLKSSLFWRLGQPEKARNAAEEALMSGSEARAEGLNTLGHLASSSGDYETAEKYFRRSSALWSTLPDRDRSIGVMSNLAVTQVLLGQDINQSFAEVLAVAEGNARQYARVLLNFGWVKEKAGLLDEALQSFQQSADLASEIQSLDTALRAWNNLGKIYHEQGNKTQAKLAYDNALRFARKAGEVLSAAFVLANISELEDSPVALEEAILLLEQAGHTEWANDYRDTLKAFMERSGAINEN